Genomic DNA from Candidatus Gastranaerophilales bacterium:
ATTAACTAAAGCAGAACAAATATAGTGTGCCCATTTGTCAAGACCAGCCAAAGTAGACAATTTACTTTTAGTAAAACCTTTGGCTTGTCTTATTTCTTGTACTTTTGTTGCAAATTGCTTACAGATATCCTCTTTCATTACCTTATTGTGCTATACTTGCTTTATAATGTTATAGACTTGCAGTCCAATAAAAACAATTTGTTACGACAAGAACTGTCGCAACGGTATGATAAGATGAGCAAGTAATAGAAATAAAAGGAGTAATATTATGGCCGAAAAAAAATTTTATGCAAAAATTTACATTAAAACAGTTGCTAATCCTGTTATCGTTGAGGTATTTGCTGAAAACTCTCTAATAGCTAAAAAAATTATTGAGGCGAGATCCGAGTTTAAATCTTTTTATATTATGCCCCAAGCACGTGATTTCTTTTCATAATGAACAAACTTAAAATAAAAATCAAAGTTTAAGTGAAATATTAACAAAGGAGAAACAATGGAAGTAATTACAAAAGATTCAAATACAGTAAAAATAGTCGAAACCTTGTTGAAAAAAGCAGCTGACATTAAGAAAAAATACGATACAATTGCTCAAGCAACAGGTAGTAACTTTAATATATTTGAATTGATAAATGTTGCCGACGACGAAGTGCGTATGTGTCGAGTCTTGGCAGATTTACTTAATCCCAATGGTACCCATCGCCAAGGACGCATATATCTTGATTTGTTTTTTGATATTGTTTTGGGGATAAAAAGACCTAATACTAATCATATAGAAATTAAAAGAGAGGATGTAATAGATAACAATAGAAGAATTGATATTGTTATTAAATACGACAAGAATATTATTCCAATAGAAGTCAAAATTAACGCAGGTGATCAGCATAATCAGCTGTACGATTATGCTCAAAAAAGTAAAGGTTCAGGGATACCAAAAGTTTATTATCTTACAAAGTTTGGGACAAGACCGTCATATGAGAGCTGCTGCAACAGTTTAAAAAATAAGCAGCTAAAAGATGACGATATTTGTTGTATTTCTTGGTCTCAAGACATTTTAAAATGGCTTAATGTATGTTTATCTCACTATAATTCATATACAAAAGCATCAATACGCGAAATATTAATCCAATTTATTGCAGTAATACGAAAGTTTACAGAACAATTAGAGGAGAATGAAAAAATGGAAATTCAAGAATTACTATTAAAAACACCTGAAAATATGAAAAGCGCAAATGATATAGCAATAGCTTTAGATAGCCTAAAAATTGATTTATTAGAAAAATTTCGGTCAAAACTTGAAGCAAACCTTACTGAAAAAATAAAAAAACCTGATGAAGTCAATGGAAACAGAAATTCTTGGAATCTTGGATACAAATTAAG
This window encodes:
- a CDS encoding PD-(D/E)XK nuclease family protein, giving the protein MEVITKDSNTVKIVETLLKKAADIKKKYDTIAQATGSNFNIFELINVADDEVRMCRVLADLLNPNGTHRQGRIYLDLFFDIVLGIKRPNTNHIEIKREDVIDNNRRIDIVIKYDKNIIPIEVKINAGDQHNQLYDYAQKSKGSGIPKVYYLTKFGTRPSYESCCNSLKNKQLKDDDICCISWSQDILKWLNVCLSHYNSYTKASIREILIQFIAVIRKFTEQLEENEKMEIQELLLKTPENMKSANDIAIALDSLKIDLLEKFRSKLEANLTEKIKKPDEVNGNRNSWNLGYKLSSIDGNIRVVRISYENKAVRKLLQILSNDWKTYYKTEETNEIFSLSNDSFYELVIDEQLNIIIQDCTKWIADKLNDTTKS